The Chroicocephalus ridibundus chromosome 4, bChrRid1.1, whole genome shotgun sequence genome contains the following window.
ACACATGAAGGGACTGATGACTGCCTTAAATAACGAAGCACATTGTTAGCAGTCAGGGATCTTGTCTGTCTTTGTGTTCAGTTCTTTACGTGGATGGTCTCATAAAAGTTAATTGCTGATGTGCAATTCATaattaaacttcattaaaaaaaaaaacccaaccaaaccaataAACTTCAATAACCTTTTTCAGGAATTCCTGAAAATATGGATAAAAGGAGCCATAGCAAAACCTCTCTATATGTTGAACTAGTTTGTGTGTGAAGTACTTACTTGTACCATAATTGTATCCCTGTTCTTACACAGGATTACTGCAGCAGGATCTCCGCAGCTGAAAAAGGTTTAAGTCTATTGGTCGTATGATTTTATAGCAGGACTTAAAATGCACCGGCAATAATACATATATGTGTACTTCTTTTAtcgatttttgttattttatattaatacaCCATATATCACACATGCATTAGTGTATTTTAGTGATGCTTCTGCAAAATTAATTGCCTCCTTAAATTCTGTAAAAATCATTTCCTTCAACCTTCCTTTTTAGTAATTTCTAAAAAATGGTCTTTCAGATTCTAGATCTGTCATTTTGTATTGgtagaaaatacttttcttctttctgtccatCACTTGTACTTCAGTTAACATTCTGCCTGCCAGGttaaaacagagaacaaattGTATGTTTAATGTAGATTCCGAGTGTTTTCCTTACAATGTAATTCTGTTATTCTGGATAGAAGAGCTGCGTAAAAACGTTACATCGATGCAGCATCTGTGTAATTTAAGTAACGTGCTTTATTAGAATGTTTAGGTGATAAGTTAGAGCAGCTGTGAGAGAACATAAACTCTGTCAGTCTGTAGAAAAAGCCTCAGGTTGCGAGCTAGGATGTCAACAGAGTCCAGGCAGGAAAGGCTTCCCAGTCTTCTTCGGTGACGAAGTCCAGGCCCGAGTTTTCGTAATGCAGATTAAGGCAGAGACAGATCTATCTACAGgtatgaggaagagaaaaggtgGGATACAGTTTAGCCGAAGGAGAACGGTGAATAATTACTGATATGAATGGAGTAAGAAAGTGAGAACGTTTACTTGCGTGTGAAAGTTCCAGCGGTTAAATAGACTTAAAGGGCCAGAGCTCTGTGGTGATAATCATCTTGTGGTATTTACTTCAGTGGTGGTACACCAATAGAAAAATCATAGATTTTGATctgctaataataaaaaataaatctagcaaGGTGTAGCTACTGAAGTAGCAGAATCGTTGTTAAAGCAAGATTGTACAAGTCagggtttggtttagttttttattttataccttGTGCTTTTACATGCACAACATGAAACTTGCTTGTGGGCGTGATGTAACTGACACACAGAAGATGATCCCCAGGAATCTTTGGGGGAAGcataaaactgaaagaggataaCTTGCGTTCTGAAGCTCTCATCCTGGCGTGCAGGGATAAGAGTCAGGACTGAAAACCCCACAATCTCAAAGCCGTTAAGAGTTGTAGTTACGAATTAAAGAAATAGTGGAAAatttaagaagaaaggaaaataaaagaaggaaaagaaaagctgttcttgGCAAAAGCTTGTTTTGTATAGTTACTTTGCTTTCTGGAAATTTTCCACTGTAATGTTTTGTTGAAGTAGTGATAAATAAGAGAATGTATATGTAACTAGAGTGCAGAAAAGtcaaataatgacaaaaatagaTTGGTCtttatgaaattcagcaaaattCTTATGAGATGGATAGTCACATTGCTCTCTCCTTTCATATTGTTAAAGATATGAGTAATACCGTATTTTAAGGGATTATTTTTTACCTCTGAAGACTTTTGAAAGAATgtctttctcttggttttctAAGGAGCACGAGTTCCATTACCACGCTCTGTGCGTGCGTCTCCTGGCTGCCTCTCCCTCCCGTGTGTGTTACAGATCAATTGACACAGTTCAGTAATATTTGAGAAAAAATAGGAAGCTCAGAGACACTAAGTCCCAGCATActctgtgcagagaaatggccaAACAGAAAAGAGAGATGCTGGTCATCGCTTCGCTCCGGTGCTTATTCTCCATTCTTCCAGACGAAAGGGCTGCCGTGAGACACGGGCTGATAAAGAACAGGGTTTATATTGTTTGTGTTTCCGGCTCACAGAGCAAACGtgtaaaatactttatttaaaatggtAAAATTCTTCTGTGTAAGTAATGAGGCCAGTAAGGCTCTGTGCATGAGTAGAATCACAGGATTAGAAAAGTGACCTTTCCACTTTTAATTGAAAGGAATTTATATCCTTATAGcaaaaaagtcttctgaaaagaaacttgGATATGAAGAATGGAGGAGAGTCGAGTGAGGTGAAGAGGTTTATGTGCCAGTAAGCTTACTGCTTCTCTGAAACCCTTAAAAACATTTagtttttagatttgtttttgcTGATAACACAACTGCTTGTTGTTACTCGGTCACTAATTCTATTTATAATTTTATGTCTAGATTGTGGCATACGGCCTGCCTCGGAAAAGAAGGAGAAGTGATGGTATTTGGTGGAAGCAAAGATGACTTGCATTTCATGGACACAGTCAGTAAATTGCATAATGAAATCCTAACACTATAGGAATTAAAattgatataaaataaatatacttggGTTCATTTATCATGTGACGTTGTGAGATGTGACCTTAGCTGTTCTTGGAAAGTAATTTATGAGGGATTTTTCCTGCCCTTGTTAGGCTGATAAAAAGGAATTTGTTATtcagattctttaaaaataattatttaagtatCCTCAGTTTTAAATTATGCATGTGGTAATAAATGTTACGTTAATCTAGAAAGCAGCAGTATTTCTGAGAAAAGATGTTTGTCATTTTAATGGTTCTTTGTTTCTCTTGATCAGGGTCACTGCAGCGACTTGTTGATATTTCAGACTCAACCTTATTCACTCCTCAGGTGAGTTGAGGTTATGTGGCACAGAGCCTGGTGTAAACCCTTATGGCACAGTGCTTTTATACACAGCTCTTCAGATTATAGACCATTTActtaaatctttctcttttttctttatttttttttcctcttctcctttttcaggTTGTGTCTTGACTGCATTGGTAAAAACGCAGCTCTCTTGAAGACCCAGATTCCGTGTTTGCCATCCAAACTTCTGCAGCAGGtgctgaaaaaaatcaccttctggGCTGCAGTTAGCCACCGGCAGGAGAAAAAAGCTGAAACCGAAAGACAAAGTCAACTAAATACCACATGAGCAACGGCAACCAAACCAGCGAACGCTTTGGTTTATTTCCAGCCTACAAGCAAAGTCTTTTGTTAGTGAACTTGACTAATGCTACGGAACAACTGTTATGTTAAGCTGAGTTTCTAAGTGAAGTTTGAGAACAAAGAAAGCCTTTTTATGGAagtctcttttgttttctgcattctAGAAAACTGATAAAAACTTAATTTGTATATATTGTTAACTTCTGCTGTTGTGGTCTTAATGAGACAGTCCATACAACTTGTTCTTTTTGAAGGTGAGAGATGATATGAAATGTTCTCAGTTGGATAAAATACAGCTTAAGTCTAAAATCTTCCTCCAGCCTTATCCCATTGGCctttctggaaagagaaaagtagTTCAACATGGTATTTTTGGAAGATTGACACTTCAAGAAAGGTAACTGATTTGCTACCACCACCGAATCCAATTGATTCCACCATCTCACCATCCCGTTGAACGACTCCGAGTGGGAAAGTCGATGTGATTCCGGTGGGAACTGGGGAAATCCTGCCAGGAGCAGTGTTACCATTTGTATAGGAAGAGCTTACACGCTGTTCATAAGATGGTTTTACTATGGTTCTGTTATCAATGAGTCCTTTTTGAAATAGGTTGTATATTGTATTTTGGACGTGTAAAGTTTATAtttaattcttgtttaaaaaaaatgcttatttattgtttaaaaagagCATATGTAGTACttgctatttttctgtttcaaaaatttaGTTAACAGGAGCACAGTCATTAAAATTTTATAGAGTTGAATTGAGACCAATTTTGACTGGTTCTTGATGTTTTTACAGTCTGCAAAACTAACTTCATTGGGGGAAGGAGTGAAATTATATTGTAAAGGGAAGTTTTTCTGATGGGGTATTGCAGCAGAGCCCTAATTTATATTCAAGGAAACATTTAGTATGTTTTGTGGCTCTTTTTAACCAAGAAGTTGTCTCTCGGTTAACACGGGCTTCTCGAGAAGGAAACACCCCCACTCCGCCGGCCCCTACCGTTTTTGTCGGGGGCGGGAGGTTGCGGTACGGGCCCGCAGACGGGCCTCTCTCCCGGGGGGAAGCTGCCGGCGAGGCGCTGCGGCTCCGTCGGCAACCGGagcgggcggccccgctccccccacgaGGCCGCGGCACTGGCatggggcccggcccggggcgggacGCGCCTGCGCCGCGCTGCCGGAAGCGGCCGCCCGCGGCGGATGTTGACGCCGCGCGTCCCgctgaggagaggagggagggaaggagcgggcggcccgcagcccccgccgcggtAGGGCCCCGGGGAGGCGACGCGGGGGGGGACGAAGCCGGGAGCGGGCGGTGAGGGGGGATTAGGCCTTGGCGGGGGGCCGGTCGGCGCGGGGACGGCGCGTCGCTCGGCGGAGTGCGGCTGGTGCGTTGCTGGCCCGTGTTACGGTATGTCGCGACAGGTAACACCTATCGCGGGGGTCCTGGCGCGGCAGAGCCCATGGCTGGGCAGTCAGGGCGGCCTGAGGGGCACAGCCACCGGGAGCCGGGGATTGCAGTGACTTGTCAGAAGTGTTTTAGTACGGGGCCAAAACACTGCTGAAGGGGGAGAGAATTTGTGCAGCGTGccttaatttgttaaaaaaaataataatgcagatCCCTGAGGAGAGCTCTGTAAAAATCTGGTTAACTTGGATTCGTTGAGATGTCGGTAAGGCTTATCTAATTTAAAGCATAATTAAAGCTCAAAAATAAACTACGGAGGGTGGTGTAGTGTCTCCATCATTGGAGCCATTCAGATTGAACACGCATCTGACAGGAGTGCGGTGTATGGTGTAGGTGTCGGGGATTCTGCGCAAGTGCAGGGCTTGGTGGTCTCAGCGAGGTCCTTCTCACCTCTCTGGCTTTGCCTGGTTGCCCAAAGCCATTGCTGGGACTGTCCGCCTTCTCCCGCCGTTGGATCTGTGTCtgttttgtggaggttttttttagtGTGAGTAACATACCCGGCATTTAACAGCTGTGGGACAGTTTCCtggaattatagaatggtttgggctggaagggaccttaaagaccatccagtgccacccgctgccctgggcagggacacttcccaccagcccaggttgctccaagccccgtcgagcctggccttgaacacctctagagatggggcagccacagcttctctgggcaacctgggccaggggctcaccaccctcacagccaagaatttcttcctcagatctcatctaaatctcccctctttcagtttaaaaccattccccctcttcccatggctcccctccctgatccagagtccctccccagctttcctggagcccctttagggactggaaggggctggaaggtctccgcggagccttctcttctccaggctgaacccccccagctctctcagcctgtcctcccagcagaggggctccagccctcccagcatctctggggcctcctctggccctgctccaacagctccgtgtcctgctgTTGGTGCACCAGATCCAGAAGCAGCGGTTTGTGTGGGGAGACTTGTCTTAGGCAGCCCAAAGGGACTTTGCCTGAAAAGCTGCAGGAGTTTTTACTTCTGTGACAACCATATTGTAGGCAGAGCTTTCAAATTTATTCCATAGTGGGTTGGTTTTTCGGTCATCcattaatgtatttatagataaGTGTGATTTTATTACAAAAGATAGAGACCTTGGCTTAAATTGGCAACTGAAACCATTACAAATTGCACACAGCTGAGGAATCCCCATCTGAAACTTTCTTGACTGATGAGATAACTCTTCCACTGAAACATTGTCGTCAAAGAAACACCAGTGTGTggtttctctggttttttttcccctctgctggtTTTCAAAGCTTCGTGCTCTGCGTTGCTCTGTGCACATAGCACTGTACCGAAATGGCCGATGATAACGAAGACCTGCAGGCAGATGAAGAGCTCCCGGCTCCGGCTGAGGACAGCTTTGAGCAGCTGGAGAACGACAGCCCTGCCGAGCGCAGCGGGCACGTGGCAGTCACTGACGGACGCTGCATGTATGTCTGGGGAGGATATAAGGTACGCCGCGCTCCTTGTTAAGTAAGCCCTTCTGCCACCCATGGTGCTGGTAATTAGGTCCCATTAGTTTGTGAGCGACTCTGTAAAATTATCCCTcccctggaaaagaaaagctccaGTTAACAAATTCGAATGTGACATTTCAGAGTTTGGAAATATTGAAATAAATCGTGAGCGTGGAACGCAGATCTTGGCAAACAGATAACTTTTGTGGGACACAGGGTGTATTTGCCTTTGTCAGCTCCTGTGTCTGTTGGAAGAGAAGGAAGCAGCATCTGATTGGAAACGCACAGCGTGTGAAATGGTGCTTTTATTTATGGTGCTATCAGCACAGCTATCTGTTGCGTGTTAATGATCACAGGTTGGTTATTTATCACACTGGGGTGTGTGTGCAGCGCAGGCAGAACCAGCTCATTTTACAGTTTTGACAGGAATGAAGACGAATTCTCAGTGAACTTGGTAAATAAGTTGGGAGTTCAAGACAAAGCTTTGACGTATTGTTCTGGTGGTGTCATGCAGGTGGTGGGGGAATTAGAAAGGACATTTTGGCTCATTTATGCACCCTAATTACCCTGCTTGGGCTATGAAAAGGAGgtttaacttctgttttccccAGTTTCTGGCTCTGCTGGGAGCTTGTCTGGTCTCCAGCAAAAGCTAAAATAGGTTAATACCTGCTCTCCAAGGGCTGCTGAGCAGGGGAGAGGCTCTCCAagggctgctgccttctgctccgCGATTCGATCTCTGACGGGGTGCAAACATTCACCAGAGTCTGTAGTTCAATATGTCAAGCATCCTTCtgatgttgctttttcttttctgacctgTTGTGCAGAATGCCCAAGTTCGGGGATTTTACGACTTCTATCTGCCCAGGGATGAAATATGGATCTACAACATGGAAACTGGAAGATGGTACAGTAAATAATTAACTTAATTGTTGGTTTAGgtgaaaaaaaggataaattctTAAACTGGTATAGAAAGCATGTTCGGGGGCTGTAAACAGAGAGAGAGTTCCCTGATCTCTGTATTCCCACTTATCAAACTGTTGTGTAAATGTATAAAACTATTTCCagaatttagggtttttttttctgtgaaaacagcaaatacattttcacCGGGTGAAGTAGAAAGGGCAGCCCGTACAGGGAGTATGTGATCAACGGTGTGAAGTGTTTTGGGATGCCTGGCATAGAATACAGCATCTAAAAATTCTCATTACAGCGGTACTGagttttttatttgttgtctttttaagaagttgtttttaaatgttgataCAGCCAAAGAAGCTACTGTGTCATCTTAGACCATTGGGAGCCTGGAAGTTGTGTTAAAACCTGGATGCCTGAATTCCCAGTAGGGAATCTGGTGCTCTGGCTCTGTAGCTGGCTCAGGCCTTGTGCTGCAAAGCCAAATCCCCTCAACGCTCTGCAGAAATTGCAATTTCAGCAGTGCTTCCAGTTGTCATGGTGGTTAGGGAGAGCCTGGGCCACGGGCTGGAAGCTCATCTTTGTGATTATAATGTTTACAAACACTAAAAATCCAGTGGCAGAATAGAAACCTCCAGTTTAGACAGGTGCGTCCTCTTTGCCCGAGGATCATTCTGGGGATTTTGAACGTGAAAGGTGAACCAAACTCCTGAACTGGGCAGACGGGATTCCTCCCCGACAAAACATGTATTAATTAAATTGGCTTTTCCCCATCCCCCTCCGTTGTCCCAGGTTAGCGTTGTAAATTGTTAACCCTGCAAGGGTGTGAGGAACGCATTACTGAATGGTCCACGGTGACCTGTCGGAATTAAAGACATACTGGTAACGTTAATAAAATTCCTCTCCGGGTAAAATCATTATTGTTAATTTTTAGCAGCTAAAATATTTTACACTGTGCTTCTAGGAAGAAGAGTAAAACAGAGGGAGACGTTCCACCTTCCATGTCTGGAAGTTGTGCTGTGTGTGTAGACAGAGTGGTGTACCTCTTCGGAGGACACCATGCGCGCGGCAATACAAACAAGGTTAGTAATTTAAAGGTAAAACCCTTCTCACAAATAAGTTTCTTCTCGTTAGCTTTTGTTCCCGTTTTTTATAAACTTGAGGCGGccttttcagttaattaaaatcCATCCAAAGCAAGAAATGTATAATCTTAACAAATCACGGacacattttcttctgaatgaCGGGACAGGTTGGATCTTGTTTCAGAGATTAAGCATTAGTGCCAGGGAACGCTGAACGTGCATCCAGTCACCGTGTCCTCCGTGGCTGCTGCAGCACCTATCTTCATCCGCTGGCTCTATCTCCGGTTCTTGGAAGCAGATAACCAGCGTTCTCATCCCGTCAGCAGCTTCCCCAGATGCAAACTAATTGGGGCCGCGTTCTTTTTGCGCTTGCCTGAGAGGTTTTTAACTAACAAAACACAGATCTTTTTTTCCGTGCAGGTGTTTAGCTGGCCGACTTTTCCCAGTTCGCTGTATTAATTTCTCTGCAGCGGGTCAGATAACGTGACGTTTTTAAAGCGGGTCAGCCTTCAGCTTGGCATCGTTTCACGTGGCGATTGTACTCTGGTATCTTTACACTGCTGAAGAAACACCGTGACCTGTTAACTTGTTTTGGTCGCAGTTGTTCTTGAGCAATTCACCCTATAAATTATTATTGCATTGGTGCTTTtgtgtttgcttcttttgaaaGACGGGAATTTCCCGAGGTTGCTGAAATAATACCAGGAGGTGATTTGTAACTGCTTTGTGGTTGTTTGAAATGTTATTCTTCTCTGAAGTCTCTGATAATATTTTCTGATGTTCTCGAAGCGTggttttaaattaagtaattttttttggccTCAATCTTAATATAAAGGGAAAGTAGCTTGATGCAATGCTTCGAACGGTCTGAAGCAAACTACATTTGTAAAGTGTGACTTGCTTCCTTCCTGCTGTGGTATTTGTACCTTTCAGCTagtttatatatgtatatctctGTAATCCGTATATATTTCTATCTGTGTAAATATGTAACACACAGAGAAAGGATCATACtgtaaaaaacactttttttttttttttcttaaaccagatttttttttttattgtaaggcAATTGCTACTTTGTACGCACCTTCATTGTATCCTGTTTCAGGTTTTGGATGGTAAAACTCAATGTCCATAGTCCTGTTAATTTTGTAAAAAAGCGTTTGGGGCTTGTGTCTGCAATAAGATAAGGATCTTTGGATCCATATTTTGTTCCAAACATTGTCAGCTCTGTGCAGCTGGGAAAAgaacttttaaagtatttatgtACCAATACACACTaattaaaagttaatattttaacattaGTCAGACTTAAGCTTTAAGCTAACTgtgtgggtaaaaaaaaatctttttattttctacagttcTACATGTTAAATTCCAGATCCACGGACAAAGTGCTGCAGTGGGTCAGAGTAGAGTGTCAGGGGGTGCCCCCTTCATCAAAGGACAAACTTGGCGTTTGGGTTTACAAGAACAAGTAAGACTCCAGCAACCAAGTCAGCACAGTTGTCCTTGcgtgtgtgtttgcttttaatcGCTCGTAGTCTTGCCATTGTTGTGTCTTTTTGTTTGAACAAGAGCCACAGGAGGACTTCTTGCCTGCAGCACCTACGTGCTTCGGGGAGATGCTGGATGTGTTCCCCAGCCAGCCTTTTAAAACCGCTCCCTCCTTCAACCATTGATAAGCCAAAAACCGCACTCCCAGTTTGGGCCTATGCAAGCTGCAAAGTAATTTCTGTGAGTCACAATCCAAAATGTAGGCTCGTGACAGGCCAGTCTTCCACCGTGTGTTCTCAGTACATTGCTTTAAGGGCACCGCATCGTGGTTGTTTGTATCAGCACCGTTCCTCTTGGCAGTTGCCTTGGGAATGATTCTTCACAGAACAATCCTGTGAAAGGTTCCTGGTGTCACGCAAAATGCAATCTTTTGGTCACGTCATGTGGGACAGTTTGCATTTCTTTGGTAGTTGAAGAGCAGGAAGACAATCTTAAAATTGCGTGTGGCTTTTTCAGTCATGCACGTGCTTAATTTGGTATGTTTCGTGCTGGTTGCAGAAAACAAGGAATGTGTTAGTTGAACTGCCATTGATGTTATCTGATTTCATGTGTTGGGATAGTGTCCCAGAGGTGCCATTAGGCTTTTTGGCACTGCAAACCTTGGAAAAGATGAGGAAGACAAGGAGAAGGTGTTGAAGCCAGATGAGCTGGTGTGCCAAACATTGCTGTTGCCTTGCTTCCTGCTCCCCCGTTCAGTTCGTGTAGTGCAAGTCCCTTAAGCTGTGTGACGAGATCGTTTCAGCCTTGTGGCACTGGAGGATAGACAAGGAAAGCCCCTGTTGTCAGTAGATAGTCTCCTGCTTCCACAAGCTTGCTGTATCCCAGCTGCTTGGGAGGTTGGGGGTGGAAGTGTCTTATctcaggggagggcagggactttTGGCTCTGTTGTTggagctctgcccagggctggttTCTCAGAAGGTTCCTGGCTTCCAGAGAACAGGACTCCAAAATGCTCTGGTACAGGTGACAGCTCAGATGGCCAGGATTGTCCCCTTGCAGGAGAAGCTGGAAGGGCTGATCCCCGCAGAGCAGGGCTCTCTCCGCAGGCTGTGGGCCAGGCGTTGGCGTGGGCAGTGCTGCTGGGGTACGTGATGCTGAGGGGAGTATCAGTGCCACCTCCTCAGGGGCTGAGGAGGTCCCATGCGAATGTGAGCTAATGGTCAGGGGCCTCTGGTTCTTCTTTGGTCGCAACTGGCAAGGTTTACAGGTCCTTACTGTCTTGTCATGGCAGGGTTGGGGTTTACGCTGTGCCCTACGAAaccttccctgggcagcacaggCATCTCCTGCCCGTCAGCACAGCTGGTCTTGGCTGTATCTGCGGCCCTACTGAGGCCCAGGAAATCAGGGATGCCCTATGTCCCTGTGTTTGAGCTGCGTATGGTGGTTTTGGTGTATAATAATACTAGAGATGGCTGCTGCTTTGTCCGTTACATGGAGAGAAAGCTCACTGTTACGATATTTGCTGCAGAGACTCATGAAAGATAGGAAATCGCCCGTGGTGCTAGTTTTCAGGCTCTTGATGTGGAGAGAAAGCTTATTGCTATGACACTTTATGTGGTCAGTTTAGATCTAAATCTGTGTGAGGCTGGAGTTGTGGCTGGTTAGTTAGGTGGTGTACGTTGTTTTCTGTTACTTCATAATTAAATAAGGATTTCTGGCAAAACCGTGCCATTAGTTTCTAATATGTGCTTAAAAACCCAGACATAAAGGTAAATGACATTTTAGAAACCAAAAGGAACAGTAAAACCAGATGAGATAGTAACTGTTCTTCAGGCTTTGAAACAAAATGCAGCGAGTACAAAGGAAAATGTCCTTCTCCccctaaaaaaacctaaaaactgGGGAAAAACTTCCCAGGCGGCTTCATTGGTAGCAGGTCTGCTGCATGTAGGGTCCCTTGGGCCCctcttgccctgccctgccctgccaagcACACAGCCCCACGGCGGCTGTGCCCAGCTTgtaatgctttgcttttgcttcttaCAAACATTTTGGGCTCAGGGAAAACAGGCAGAGGGATTGGAAAGGGTGGAGTTGGGAAACCTCAGGAATAAGCGCCTGTAGCTGCTGTGTGGGAGCCCTGGGtagcaaaggaggcaggaggccTGGCAGCCTCACGTGTTTGGAACCAGAGCAAAGCTGGGAAGCCTGAGGCCTGGGAAACAGCGACAGAGGGATTTCACGTGGGTGGTGGGGTCAATTAGGCAAGAAATGGGGCCCCACACCTGGAAAATTTGCGTTGTAGACATATTGGAAGTAATGAAGCCAAAGGAGCTTCCCTGGTTTTCCTGTCTTCTGTTTGAGCACAGCCTTTGCAGAACTTTAATTTGTAGCAACAGATGCGATAGCATTTCTAACAGATCTTGATGCGTGTTTTCTTTCAGGCTAATATTTTTTGGAGGCTATGGTTATTTTCCCGAAGGGAAGCAACGGGGAACTTTTGAATTTGATGAAACCTCTTTTTGGGTAAGTAAACCTGGAAGTAATTTCTATTTAAACTTTAGTATTTAATTAGTGCTTGTTAAAACTTGTTgcttgtttaatatttttaaagaattcagGTCTTCCTAGAGGGTGGAATGACCATGTGCACGTTCTGGACACTGAAACTTTTACTTGGAGCCAGCCTATAACTACGGTAATTATGTGTTTTATGTCAGTTAATTAAGTTAGAGCTCTTAAGGAATATGTGCACTGTGTGCCATATCTCCTGTAGCATCCTATGAAAATCAGCGTGACTCTGCTAGGCCCAGGTTCACTGCTTTAATTGGTGTCGAGTTCGAGGCGGGTGCTGATGAAACGGCCTCCCTGCATAGCTGTGTGGGGACAGCGGTGGCCTGTCCCAGCAGCGGTGGCTTTGGGCCCCAGATATTTGGAGGGCTGGGACAACTTGCAGTGTGAAGCTGTCTGAGCCTGTTTGTGTCTCATATGGGGCCCTGTCTCTAGTCTGTATCTCCCTGGCATTATTTTAGAAGATGCAGTTAACCGTTTGCGAGCAAGGAGCATGGAAATTCAcccaaaatacattttcctgctttcctgctccaTCCTTGCTTACACGTCACCAGTCTTTAACTGCTGTTTAGTTGTCAGGTGCTCTGTAGTCCTGCCTTTTTCAGGGTATAAATCAGTCCCTAAATGCCAGGAGTTAGAAAAGAGCTCTCTGAAACACCTCGTGCTCGCTAGCAGGAGGACATCAGAAATGCCCATCAGGGTCGTGGGACTGAGACTCCCCAAATGGACCTGTGGAGTGGTGGG
Protein-coding sequences here:
- the KLHDC2 gene encoding kelch domain-containing protein 2, translating into MADDNEDLQADEELPAPAEDSFEQLENDSPAERSGHVAVTDGRCMYVWGGYKNAQVRGFYDFYLPRDEIWIYNMETGRWKKSKTEGDVPPSMSGSCAVCVDRVVYLFGGHHARGNTNKFYMLNSRSTDKVLQWVRVECQGVPPSSKDKLGVWVYKNKLIFFGGYGYFPEGKQRGTFEFDETSFWNSGLPRGWNDHVHVLDTETFTWSQPITTGKTPSPRAAHACATVGNRGYVFGGRYRESRMNDLYYLNLDTWEWNEIITQGMCPVGRSWHSLTPISSDHLFLFGGFTTDKQPLSDAWIYCISKNEWIQFEHNYSEKPRLWHTACASEEGEVIVFGGCANNLLAHSKAAHSNEILVFSLQPRSLVRLCLEAVICFKEMLASSWNCLPKHLLHSVNQRFGSNNTSGS